The following are from one region of the Capsicum annuum cultivar UCD-10X-F1 chromosome 1, UCD10Xv1.1, whole genome shotgun sequence genome:
- the LOC107865505 gene encoding uncharacterized protein At2g39795, mitochondrial, with protein sequence MVVTNFIIRRTASQVVPLAFRAIRTTRRFYHHHGSSALFSTVVNLTAAVASRNFFRNSVPSTLHCYSTKSCSSSDESLIKVIQSEILCAESVDEHDNEEVPEGFPFKIEDHPGQETITLTREYQGESIDVEVHMPDLVTGNEDEMENIPRDDSERANQSQIPLVVRVSKKNGLCLEFGLTAFADEIAIDSLSIKDPKVAEDQIAYEGPDFSDLDENLQKAFHKYLEIRGIKPSTTNFLHEYMINKDTGEYVMWLKNLKKFIEA encoded by the exons ATGGTTGTGACTAACTTCATCATCAGAAGGACTGCTTCTCAGGTTGTACCTTTGGCTTTTCGGGCCATCCGTACAACACGGAGATTCTACCATCACCATGGATCCTCTGCTCTCTTCTCTACCGTAGTTAACCTTACTGCTGCTGTTGCTTCTAGAAACTTCTTTCGGAACTCAGTGCCGTCTACTCTTCATTGCTATTCTACCAAGAGCTGCTCCAGTTCTGATGAGTCACTCATCAAAGTCATTCAGTCGGAAATACTGTGTGCTGAGTCAGTTGACGAACATGACAAT GAGGAGGTTCCTGAGGGTTTCCCCTTCAAGATTGAAGATCATCCTGGACAAGAAACGATAACATTGACAAGAGAGTATCAAGGTGAATCTATTGATGTCGAAGTTCACATGCCTGACCTTGTTACTGGCAATGAAGATGAGATGGAGAACATTCCTAGGGATGACAGTGAAAGGGCCAATCAATCCCAAATTCCACTCGTCGTTAGGGTGTCTAAGAAGAATGGACTATGTTTGGAGTTTGGTCTCACAGCTTTTGCTGACGAGATTGCGATCGACAGTTTGTCAATCAAAGATCCTAAAGTTGCTGAGGATCAGATTGCTTATGAAGGACCTGATTTCTC GGATTTGGATGAGAACCTCCAAAAGGCTTTCCACAAGTATTTGGAGATTAGGGGGATCAAACCCAGCACAACTAACTTCTTGCACGAGTACATGATCAACAAGGACACCGGAGAATATGTGATGTGGCTTAAGAATCTGAAGAAATTTATTGAGGCGTAG
- the LOC107865119 gene encoding uncharacterized protein LOC107865119: MLSESPADFIFSLHTHTLCCLIAAIAKMGNRRNTVVAISDDDDDVPISRVTRASRNGGGEEKLNQRKRKKMKLEEEEEEEREKEKPKVKEEEERGRGKRVKKPKKVDEEEVEVEEAEAVEEEEEQEQLEDAKPIGEVVKVTGKGKGRRNHYESFEHDGNSYELEDPVLLIPEEKNQKPYVAIIKDITQTKDGNMMVTGQWFYRPEEAVKRAGGNWQSRDTRELFYSFHRDEVPAESVMHKCVVHFVPLNKQIPKRKEHPGFFVQKVYDTEQMRLFKLTDKDYEDTKQHEIDLLVQKTIARVGHLPDLETEDNSVAPVSQEDQLKSKRLLRKKSMMSLDVTRDDEAPSRSGQPTAETPGSCANNASEYFIILSNFKVLTGETQRDKWLEKLLQSIQYFCSPVDNAQYDGKEKGGSDPADPTGNTDSAKHVNESLDNSADGDVFRWPDSVVPAVVSLEKAAHEVLSSDFQKYNQKMRQLTFNLKNTSLLARRLLKGELDPSQILNMSPNELKEALTAEELASREPEKPEPIQMTDARCKRCAEKKVRLMEIIQAGHGDRYSLECVACGNSWYASRDEAASLTIGPNLAKSVGAEPLATAKFEDVEKNLTSPRRADKEASDILKNTTEAYMPVLDSQKSLNKTKPEDSTTTSNAD, encoded by the exons ATGCTGTCAGAATCTCCGGCAGATTTCATTTTCTCATTGCACACACACACTCTTTGCTGCTTAATTGCCGCCATTGCAAAAATGGGAAACCGTCGGAACACGGTGGTTGCTAtcagcgacgacgacgacgatgtACCGATTTCGCGTGTTACACGCGCCTCGCGTAACGGTGGCGGAGAAGAGAAATTGAATCAGCGGAAACGGAAGAAAATGAAActggaggaagaggaagaagaggaaagGGAAAAGGAAAAGCCGAAGGTGAAGGAGGAAGAGGAGAGAGGGAGAGGGAAGAGAGTGAAAAAGCCGAAGAAAGTTGATGAAGAAGAGGTGGAGGTTGAAGAAGCGGAGGCAGTAGAGGAGGAGGAGGAGCAGGAGCAGTTGGAAGATGCTAAGCCGATTGGCGAGGTTGTCAAGGTTactggaaaaggaaaaggaaggaGAAATCATTACGAGTCGTTTGAGCATGATGGAAATAGCTATGAACTT GAGGATCCTGTGCTATTGATTCCAGAAGAAAAAAATCAGAAGCCTTATGTGGCAATTATCAAG gatatTACTCAGACCAAGGATGGCAACATGATGGTCACAGGACAGTGGTTTTACCGACCTGAGGAAGCAGTAAAAAGAGCTGGTGGAAATTGGCAATCACGAGACACGAGGGAATTGTTCTATAGTTTTCACCGAGATGAGGTCCCGGCGGAGTCGGTCATGCACAAGTGTGTGGTGCACTTTGTCCCGTTGAACAAGCAGATTCCAAAAAGGAAAGAGCATCCTGGTTTTTTTGTTCAGAAGGTATATGATACTGAACAGATGAGGCTTTTCAAGTTAACAGATAAGGACTATGAAGATACCAAACAGCATGAGATTGATCTGCTTGTTCAGAAGACTATAGCACGAGTTGGGCATCTTCCTGACCTTGAAACTGAGGATAATTCTGTAGCTCCTGTTAGTCAGGAAGACCAATTGAAAAGTAAACGACTTTTGAGGAAGAAGAGCATGATGTCTTTGGATGTCACCAGAGACGATGAAGCACCATCTAGATCTGGTCAGCCTACAGCAGAAACTCCAGGCAGTTGTGCCAATAATGCTTCAGAATACTTCATCATCCTTTCAAACTTCAAAGTCCTAACAGGTGAAACACAGCGTGACAAATGGCTGGAAAAACTGCTGCAATCAATTCAGTATTTCTGCAGCCCCGTGGATAATGCACAATATGATGGTAAAGAAAAAGGGGGCTCAGATCCTGCTGATCCTACTGGTAACACAGATTCTGCAAAACATGTGAATGAGTCTCTAGACAACAGTGCTGAC GGTGATGTGTTCCGATGGCCAGACAGTGTTGTCCCTGCTGTGGTCTCTCTAGAGAAAGCTGCACACGAGGTCCTCTCATCTGATTTTCAGAAGTACAATCAGAAGATGAGGCAGTTAACATTCAATCTTAAG AACACCTCACTCTTAGCACGCCGTCTTCTGAAAGGGGAGTTGGATCCCTCTCAGATACTGAACATGTCCCCAAATGAGCTAAAG GAAGCTCTAACAGCAGAAGAGTTAGCAAGCAGGGAGCCCGAGAAGCCAGAGCCCATACAG ATGACTGATGCTCGTTGCAAAAGATGCGCAGAGAAAAAAGTGCGGCTCATGGAGATTATTCAGGCTGGGCATGGAGATCGTTACTCG CTGGAGTGTGTTGCTTGCGGCAATTCTTGGTATGCTTCTAGGGACGAAGCTGCTAGCCTCACAATTGGGCCAAATTTGGCAAAGAGTGTTGGAGCAGAACCATTGGCCACTGCTAAGTTCGAAGATGTAGAGAAGAACTTAACGAGTCCACGAAGAGCTGATAAAGAAGCTAGTGACATTCTAAAGAACACAACTGAAGCTTACATGCCGGTTCTAGATAGCCAGAAATCACTTAACAAGACCAAGCCTGAAGACAGCACTACTACTAGTAATGCTGACTGA